One window from the genome of Bacillus tianshenii encodes:
- a CDS encoding DUF4362 domain-containing protein yields the protein MRKVAVGIVMCVMLAACQQADETSQSVDGPQEKPSSPSEAVHQNDVINMHGEISNLNRFETFIANVKADKSDHIRVISYTTEGDPIFYLLDFDGKQIEYTFDNSQDGYAGSDKGQKSTTCKDITENATTNGTEYALAGCSSKVGDTFYFRIESKG from the coding sequence ATGAGGAAGGTAGCAGTGGGGATTGTGATGTGTGTGATGCTGGCTGCTTGTCAACAAGCTGATGAAACGAGTCAGTCTGTCGATGGTCCGCAAGAAAAGCCATCTTCACCTTCAGAAGCGGTTCATCAAAATGATGTCATCAATATGCATGGTGAGATTAGCAACTTAAATCGCTTTGAAACGTTTATTGCGAATGTGAAAGCTGATAAAAGTGATCACATACGGGTGATAAGCTATACAACGGAAGGGGATCCGATTTTTTATCTGCTGGATTTTGATGGGAAACAGATTGAATACACGTTTGATAATTCTCAAGATGGCTATGCCGGTTCGGATAAAGGACAGAAAAGCACAACCTGCAAGGACATAACTGAAAACGCGACTACAAATGGGACAGAATATGCATTAGCTGGCTGCTCGTCAAAAGTCGGGGACACCTTTTATTTTCGTATAGAAAGTAAGGGATGA
- the gabT gene encoding 4-aminobutyrate--2-oxoglutarate transaminase, protein MRSESIHARRMAAVPKAPYNITSVYVKSASGATVTDVDGNQYIDFAGGIGIQNIGHCHPKVVQAIQDQAAQSVHTCFHVAPYESYIELAEKLNQLTPGHFEKKTMFVNSGAEAVENAVKIARKYSGKPGVISFERGYHGRTLLTMSLTSKVKPYKHGFGPFANATYKLPYPDYYRGPEQMTAEQYDDYLLQALERFFISEADTDEVGAIILEPVQGEGGFVVPSKRFVQGVRAVCDKHNLLMIADEIQTGFCRTGELFAMNHFDVAPDLMTMSKSLAAGMPLSAVTGRAEVMDAPDIGQLGGTFAGSPIACAASLAVLEVIEEENLVQRSRELGVKMMNAFRDLQERYDMVGDVRGLGAMCAMELVKDRTTKEPAKEETAAIVTYCWQNGLFALSAGFYGNVLRFLPPVVISDEEFSAGMAILERAFQHVLGVKA, encoded by the coding sequence ATGCGGTCAGAGAGTATTCATGCGAGAAGAATGGCAGCCGTTCCGAAAGCGCCGTATAACATTACAAGCGTTTACGTGAAATCAGCAAGCGGAGCAACTGTCACAGATGTAGACGGCAATCAATATATTGATTTTGCCGGCGGGATTGGCATCCAAAACATCGGTCACTGTCATCCGAAAGTGGTGCAGGCGATTCAAGACCAAGCAGCGCAATCCGTTCATACGTGCTTTCATGTTGCGCCGTATGAATCCTATATTGAGCTTGCGGAAAAATTGAATCAGCTTACGCCTGGTCATTTTGAGAAGAAGACGATGTTTGTAAATAGCGGGGCTGAAGCAGTTGAGAATGCTGTTAAGATTGCTAGAAAATATAGCGGAAAGCCCGGTGTGATTTCGTTTGAGCGGGGCTATCACGGTCGAACGTTATTAACAATGTCCTTAACAAGTAAGGTAAAGCCATATAAGCATGGATTTGGCCCGTTCGCAAATGCGACATATAAGCTGCCATATCCGGATTACTACCGTGGACCTGAACAGATGACAGCTGAACAATATGATGACTATTTGCTGCAAGCATTGGAGCGGTTCTTCATTTCAGAAGCGGATACGGATGAAGTCGGTGCGATTATTTTAGAGCCTGTTCAAGGTGAAGGCGGGTTCGTCGTTCCGTCGAAACGTTTCGTGCAGGGTGTGCGAGCGGTCTGTGATAAGCACAATTTACTTATGATTGCTGATGAAATTCAAACAGGCTTCTGCCGTACAGGTGAATTGTTTGCGATGAATCACTTTGACGTTGCGCCTGATTTGATGACGATGTCGAAATCATTGGCTGCAGGTATGCCGTTAAGTGCTGTAACTGGAAGAGCGGAAGTGATGGATGCGCCTGATATCGGCCAGCTTGGCGGAACATTTGCAGGCAGTCCAATCGCATGTGCCGCAAGTCTTGCGGTGCTGGAAGTGATTGAAGAGGAAAATCTTGTTCAGCGGAGCAGGGAGCTCGGCGTGAAGATGATGAACGCTTTTCGAGACTTGCAAGAACGCTATGACATGGTTGGTGATGTACGTGGACTTGGCGCGATGTGTGCAATGGAGCTTGTCAAAGACCGCACAACAAAAGAGCCGGCAAAAGAAGAAACAGCCGCAATCGTTACATACTGCTGGCAAAATGGCTTATTCGCATTGAGCGCAGGGTTTTACGGCAACGTCCTTCGCTTCCTGCCGCCGGTTGTCATCAGTGATGAGGAATTTTCAGCAGGGATGGCAATTCTTGAGCGAGCCTTTCAACACGTGCTGGGGGTGAAGGCATGA
- a CDS encoding ABC transporter permease: protein MAKVKTEAPVLTRVPPLQKNQLVHIPGLKWLLLIIPLCYVIFLLYFSIFSVLKLSVVNDAGMFTMEYVKQIFMSPLYMKVLWITLKIAGLVTLFALLIGYPIAYLTCIIESKFWKQIILGTVLVTLWISLLARTFSWQVILQEYGVLNKLLIGIGIIDEPLQLLYNTPGVVVGMTHILLPYMVLSLYSVMESIDYRLMQAAQGLGARPWKSFVQVFLPLSLPGVMSGSLIVFVLGLGYFITPAILGGQTNMVIAKLIQENIQMSLNWHMASALSLLLLVTTLLLLGLAYWASKLSPLGKGREINVAPHYGWHYFSAVDSADFNYYTAFI from the coding sequence ATGGCGAAGGTGAAGACGGAGGCTCCGGTACTCACGCGAGTACCTCCTCTTCAAAAAAATCAACTTGTCCACATACCAGGCTTAAAATGGTTATTGCTGATTATTCCGCTCTGTTACGTAATCTTTTTGTTATATTTCTCGATTTTTAGCGTGTTGAAATTAAGTGTAGTTAATGATGCAGGCATGTTCACCATGGAATATGTGAAGCAGATTTTTATGAGTCCATTATATATGAAGGTGCTGTGGATTACGCTTAAAATCGCTGGTCTTGTAACGCTTTTCGCACTGTTAATTGGTTATCCGATTGCCTATTTAACGTGTATCATTGAGTCGAAGTTTTGGAAGCAGATCATTCTAGGAACAGTGCTTGTAACGCTTTGGATTAGCTTGTTAGCGAGAACGTTCAGCTGGCAGGTGATCCTGCAGGAGTATGGGGTGCTGAATAAGCTTCTGATCGGCATTGGAATTATCGATGAGCCGCTTCAGCTCCTGTACAATACACCAGGCGTTGTCGTCGGGATGACGCATATCTTGCTTCCGTATATGGTGCTGAGCTTGTATTCGGTTATGGAAAGTATTGATTACAGGCTGATGCAGGCTGCTCAAGGGCTCGGGGCGCGACCGTGGAAGTCATTTGTACAAGTCTTTCTGCCGCTGTCATTGCCTGGTGTGATGTCAGGCTCGCTTATTGTATTTGTGCTTGGACTAGGCTACTTTATTACACCGGCCATTCTCGGCGGGCAGACAAATATGGTTATTGCGAAGCTGATTCAAGAAAACATCCAAATGAGCTTGAACTGGCATATGGCGTCTGCGTTGTCCTTATTGCTTTTGGTCACAACCTTACTGCTGCTTGGACTGGCCTATTGGGCCTCAAAGCTTTCACCGCTCGGAAAGGGGAGGGAAATAAATGTGGCTCCGCATTACGGTTGGCATTATTTTAGTGCTGTTGATTCTGCCGATTTTAATTATTATACCGCTTTCATTTAG
- a CDS encoding ABC transporter ATP-binding protein — MSTHTHLSLQGATKYYKKFKAVDDVNLDIKKGEFVTILGPSGSGKTSLLKLIAGFEGLSGGTVLLNDQDITKKKPYERNIGMLFQNYALFPHMTVKENVAYPLKLRKYAKDEIAKLVTNILDMVHLTDFVHRYPHQLSGGQQQRVALARAIVFNPPLLLLDEPLGALDKKLREVMQLEIKHIQEKVGITTISVTHDQEEALTMSDRICVMNHGKIEQIAPPDELYEQPNNRFVAEFIGEINLLSGKVVGHEGDSTIVKLLDDDSVTIHTKKTVLDDEVYITLRPENVKVMNGNEHAENTLRVKVQEKIYIGDALKVKTETAFGQVLTVKVPASYTDKLTPGVEITLGWDGQKSTAIPYEREAVSV, encoded by the coding sequence ATGTCAACACACACGCATTTATCGTTGCAAGGCGCAACAAAGTACTATAAGAAATTCAAAGCCGTGGATGATGTGAATCTTGATATTAAGAAAGGCGAGTTTGTGACGATTCTCGGTCCGTCCGGCTCTGGGAAAACGTCTTTACTGAAGCTGATTGCGGGCTTTGAAGGATTATCGGGCGGAACGGTGCTGCTTAACGACCAAGATATTACGAAGAAGAAGCCGTATGAGCGGAATATTGGGATGTTGTTTCAAAATTATGCCCTCTTTCCACATATGACGGTCAAAGAAAATGTCGCCTATCCTTTGAAACTGCGAAAATATGCGAAGGATGAGATCGCCAAGCTTGTCACAAATATTCTCGACATGGTCCACTTGACAGACTTTGTACACCGCTATCCGCACCAGCTTAGTGGTGGTCAGCAGCAGCGCGTCGCACTTGCGCGGGCGATTGTTTTTAACCCGCCGCTCCTTCTCTTAGATGAGCCGCTCGGTGCACTGGATAAGAAGCTTCGTGAAGTGATGCAGCTTGAGATTAAGCATATCCAAGAAAAGGTTGGCATCACGACCATTAGTGTGACACATGACCAGGAAGAAGCATTAACGATGTCGGACAGAATTTGTGTCATGAATCACGGCAAAATTGAGCAAATTGCCCCGCCGGATGAGTTGTATGAACAGCCTAATAACCGCTTTGTAGCTGAATTCATCGGGGAAATCAATTTGCTGTCAGGCAAGGTTGTCGGTCATGAAGGTGACAGCACGATTGTTAAGCTGCTTGATGATGATTCAGTAACGATTCATACGAAGAAAACGGTGCTCGATGACGAGGTGTACATTACATTACGCCCTGAAAATGTCAAGGTGATGAATGGTAATGAACACGCTGAGAACACGCTGCGCGTAAAAGTGCAGGAGAAGATTTACATCGGGGATGCTTTGAAAGTTAAGACGGAAACCGCTTTTGGTCAAGTGCTGACAGTGAAGGTTCCTGCGTCCTATACAGACAAGCTAACACCTGGTGTAGAGATTACACTTGGATGGGACGGACAGAAGTCCACTGCCATTCCGTATGAAAGAGAAGCCGTATCAGTCTAG
- a CDS encoding aldehyde dehydrogenase family protein: protein MTQAAVTTETVLNYIAGKWVSAQSDETITITSPMNKDEVVGTIQASRQEDIEAAGEAARQALPEWRRMSPVARGDILRKAADLMEERADEIASLATREMGKRLVETKGEVLRGAAILRYYAQEGMRKIGEVLPSANKDNLFYSLRVPVGVVGVISPWNFPVAIPIWKIAPALIYGNTVVFKPATETGVTAAKLVEVFEQAGLPAGVLNFITGKGSVIGDAIVEQSGIDALTFTGSNAVGKHIASKAVERGIKYQLELGGKNPVIVLRDADLDLAARLTVDGAMKQTGQRCTATSRVYVERPVYEQFKENVLKYVKQTIVGNGLNEDVTMGPLASKSQYETVLSYIESGKEEGATLLYGGNALTEGEFANGYYVEPAVFDNVTHDMKIAKEEIFGPVLCMMVVDSYEEALRYANDTIYGLSASLFTRDIATCLDFVQNSEAGMVQVNGETGGAEPQAPFGGLKASSSGTREQGQAAVEFFTTYKTIAITPTK, encoded by the coding sequence ATGACACAAGCGGCAGTCACAACTGAAACCGTGCTGAACTATATTGCAGGTAAATGGGTTTCAGCGCAATCAGATGAGACGATTACGATTACAAGCCCGATGAATAAGGATGAAGTTGTCGGCACGATTCAAGCTTCACGGCAAGAGGATATTGAAGCCGCTGGAGAAGCAGCACGTCAAGCACTGCCTGAATGGCGTCGGATGTCACCGGTCGCAAGAGGCGATATTCTTCGCAAAGCGGCTGATCTGATGGAAGAGCGGGCTGATGAAATCGCTTCGCTCGCAACGCGTGAAATGGGGAAGCGCCTTGTCGAGACAAAGGGTGAAGTGCTTCGCGGTGCCGCAATCCTTCGTTATTACGCGCAGGAAGGTATGCGAAAAATCGGTGAGGTGCTCCCATCAGCGAATAAGGATAATCTCTTCTATTCATTGCGTGTGCCTGTCGGTGTTGTCGGTGTCATTTCACCGTGGAACTTTCCAGTTGCGATTCCAATTTGGAAGATTGCACCGGCATTGATTTACGGTAATACGGTTGTATTTAAGCCGGCAACTGAAACAGGCGTCACAGCCGCAAAGCTTGTAGAAGTGTTTGAGCAAGCAGGACTCCCTGCAGGTGTTTTGAATTTTATAACCGGAAAAGGGTCCGTTATCGGTGATGCGATTGTCGAGCAGTCCGGCATTGATGCACTTACATTTACGGGTTCGAACGCTGTCGGCAAGCATATTGCCAGTAAGGCGGTGGAGCGAGGCATCAAGTATCAGCTTGAGCTTGGCGGTAAGAACCCTGTGATTGTTTTACGTGATGCAGACCTTGACTTGGCAGCTCGCTTAACGGTTGACGGGGCAATGAAACAAACGGGACAGCGGTGCACAGCGACAAGCCGGGTGTATGTCGAGCGTCCTGTCTATGAGCAGTTCAAAGAAAATGTCTTAAAATATGTGAAACAAACGATTGTCGGAAACGGACTGAATGAGGACGTTACAATGGGGCCGCTTGCTTCGAAAAGCCAGTATGAAACGGTTCTTTCCTATATTGAAAGTGGAAAAGAAGAAGGTGCCACACTCTTATATGGAGGGAACGCGCTCACAGAAGGCGAGTTTGCGAACGGCTACTATGTGGAGCCGGCTGTCTTTGACAATGTGACCCATGATATGAAGATTGCGAAGGAAGAAATCTTCGGCCCAGTGCTTTGCATGATGGTCGTTGACTCTTATGAGGAAGCACTGCGATATGCAAACGATACCATTTATGGATTAAGTGCCTCGCTGTTTACACGGGACATCGCCACATGTCTCGATTTCGTTCAAAACAGTGAAGCAGGCATGGTGCAAGTAAATGGTGAAACAGGCGGTGCGGAACCACAGGCGCCGTTTGGCGGACTGAAGGCTTCAAGCTCAGGAACGCGTGAACAAGGGCAAGCCGCAGTCGAGTTTTTTACAACCTATAAAACGATTGCCATAACACCAACGAAATAA
- a CDS encoding DUF1259 domain-containing protein: MPNFQTLCQQYGQLLNGQPTMKHGVCSVEFQRKLEVTIQGRPSRGELHAEVMFESLDHEGNALNLGEIVLLEKEIPLFTSILVKNGIIISALHNHWLFAKPDILYLHFQSVEPPLSFAQKISEAFRVLKINR; encoded by the coding sequence TTGCCAAATTTCCAGACCCTTTGTCAACAATACGGGCAGCTGTTAAATGGGCAGCCAACGATGAAGCACGGCGTTTGTTCAGTTGAATTTCAACGTAAACTTGAGGTGACCATCCAAGGCCGTCCAAGTCGCGGCGAGCTTCATGCGGAGGTGATGTTTGAATCACTGGACCATGAAGGAAATGCGCTCAATCTTGGAGAAATCGTCCTGCTTGAAAAAGAAATCCCGCTTTTCACTTCCATTCTAGTAAAAAACGGGATTATCATCAGTGCTCTGCATAACCACTGGCTGTTTGCGAAGCCTGACATTCTCTATCTTCACTTTCAATCTGTCGAACCGCCATTATCGTTTGCACAAAAGATTTCTGAAGCATTTCGGGTGTTGAAGATTAATCGATGA
- a CDS encoding MBL fold metallo-hydrolase codes for MTATAQVKEISVKELVKKIFAGEETFILDVRNTDDFDDWKIEGQNVEVINKPYFDLLDGVDPIINHLPKDKPIYTVCAKGGSSQHVAEQIAEHGYDNVYSIAGGMKAYSEYLEPIEIGAVTGGSIFQFVRIGKGCLSYLVTSNGKAAMIDTNRMIEPYEQMIEEKGLTLTHVFDTHLHADHISGGKKLADKLGAAYYLPPKDAEEVTYDYNPLQDGDEFKVGDVVIKAFYSPGHTIGSTSFVVDDQYLLTGDILFIDSIGRPDLAGKAEDWVGDLRNTLYERYKTLADDLLVLPAHYMSKKEMNEDGSVSEKLGTLYRENHGLNITDEVEFRSAVTDNLPPQPNSYQDIRETNMGKQKPDQEQQREMEIGPNRCAIRE; via the coding sequence ATGACAGCGACAGCACAAGTGAAAGAAATCTCTGTAAAAGAATTAGTAAAGAAAATTTTCGCTGGTGAGGAAACGTTTATTTTAGACGTTCGTAATACGGATGATTTTGACGATTGGAAGATCGAAGGGCAAAATGTTGAGGTAATCAATAAGCCGTATTTTGATTTATTAGATGGGGTAGACCCGATTATTAATCACCTGCCAAAGGATAAGCCAATCTATACAGTTTGTGCAAAAGGTGGTTCTTCCCAGCATGTGGCGGAGCAAATCGCTGAGCATGGCTATGATAACGTGTATTCAATTGCAGGCGGAATGAAGGCCTACAGTGAATATCTAGAGCCGATTGAAATTGGCGCCGTAACAGGTGGAAGTATTTTTCAATTTGTCCGAATTGGAAAAGGGTGTTTATCGTATTTAGTTACTTCAAACGGGAAGGCCGCGATGATTGATACGAACCGGATGATCGAGCCTTACGAGCAGATGATTGAGGAAAAAGGGCTTACTCTTACTCACGTTTTCGATACCCACCTGCATGCAGACCATATCTCAGGCGGAAAGAAGCTTGCCGATAAGCTTGGTGCAGCGTATTATTTACCGCCAAAGGATGCAGAAGAAGTGACATACGACTATAATCCGCTTCAAGATGGCGATGAGTTCAAAGTTGGTGACGTGGTAATTAAAGCATTTTACTCGCCGGGTCATACGATTGGAAGTACGTCTTTCGTTGTAGATGATCAATATTTATTAACAGGCGATATCCTGTTTATTGATTCAATTGGCCGACCTGACTTAGCTGGTAAAGCCGAGGACTGGGTTGGTGACTTGCGTAATACACTATATGAGCGTTATAAAACATTAGCCGATGACTTATTGGTACTGCCTGCCCATTACATGAGCAAGAAGGAAATGAATGAAGATGGCAGTGTTTCTGAAAAATTAGGCACCCTTTACCGTGAAAACCACGGCTTGAATATAACGGACGAAGTTGAATTTCGAAGTGCTGTGACTGATAATTTACCGCCGCAGCCGAACAGCTATCAAGATATTCGTGAAACAAATATGGGGAAACAAAAGCCCGATCAAGAACAACAGCGTGAAATGGAAATTGGTCCAAACCGTTGTGCAATTAGAGAATAG
- a CDS encoding ABC transporter substrate-binding protein, with the protein MNKKMSLWLMMVAVVMILAACGGNKASNEGDGDSAAPAPKELVVVDWGGASSEAAQKAIYEPFEKANDVNVIVVSPTDTGKLMSMVQSGNVEWDVVNHDTDVALRLENEGMLEPLDYDVIDNTNVYPHLVTDHTIGLQLYFTNIAYNTEAFAEGTQPKTWAEFWDTDKFPGARSLYRSPMGTLESALLADGVKPDELYPLDVERALKSLDKVKGDIKTWWDAGAQPPQLLATKEVVASAAWNGRISAAQEEGSNVANEFGEALMMSTSWIIPKGAPNKELAQEFIAFAMQAEQQAEYSKLIDYAPTNQQALELLPEDVKERLGQTEEQLASQVPIDTKYWAENFEEVNERFNAWLLE; encoded by the coding sequence ATGAATAAAAAGATGTCATTATGGTTGATGATGGTTGCTGTTGTAATGATTTTAGCTGCTTGTGGTGGAAACAAAGCGTCAAATGAAGGTGATGGAGACAGTGCAGCTCCAGCGCCGAAAGAATTAGTTGTTGTCGATTGGGGCGGTGCTTCTTCTGAAGCGGCTCAAAAAGCAATCTATGAGCCATTTGAGAAAGCAAACGATGTGAATGTCATTGTCGTATCGCCGACAGATACAGGAAAACTAATGTCGATGGTTCAAAGCGGAAATGTTGAATGGGATGTTGTGAACCATGATACAGATGTGGCGCTTCGTCTTGAAAATGAAGGAATGCTTGAGCCGCTTGATTATGACGTCATTGATAATACAAATGTTTACCCGCATCTTGTAACAGACCATACAATTGGTTTGCAGCTTTATTTTACAAATATCGCGTATAACACAGAAGCATTTGCTGAAGGAACACAGCCGAAGACATGGGCAGAGTTCTGGGATACAGATAAGTTCCCTGGCGCCCGTTCATTATACCGCAGCCCGATGGGAACGCTTGAGTCTGCATTATTAGCTGATGGTGTGAAGCCTGATGAATTATATCCACTTGATGTTGAGCGTGCACTGAAGAGTCTTGATAAGGTGAAAGGTGATATTAAAACATGGTGGGATGCTGGAGCACAGCCGCCGCAATTACTTGCAACGAAAGAAGTTGTTGCATCTGCAGCATGGAATGGCCGTATTTCTGCAGCGCAAGAAGAAGGGTCAAATGTTGCCAATGAATTTGGTGAAGCATTGATGATGTCAACGTCTTGGATTATTCCAAAAGGCGCACCGAACAAAGAGCTTGCACAAGAATTTATCGCATTTGCGATGCAGGCAGAACAACAAGCAGAATACTCGAAGCTAATCGATTACGCACCAACAAATCAGCAAGCGCTTGAACTGCTTCCTGAAGATGTGAAAGAACGCCTCGGTCAAACAGAGGAACAGTTAGCATCACAAGTGCCGATTGATACGAAATATTGGGCGGAAAACTTTGAAGAAGTGAATGAGCGTTTTAACGCATGGCTGTTAGAGTAG
- a CDS encoding stalk domain-containing protein, translated as MKKRIIALAGFVGFLFAFSLGVGAAPALEKVSSYLNWSLNFKVDGQNWTPTDQNGDKLSAITYNNRTYLPVRAVGEAVGTAVDYDAATKTVILGKTNTSASITAAGIDTGAYAMTTQDKRYTVQNGTDYGSGVVLEGINSAEKDFTLQPNGKYQSLSLTVFGLGEERVRVKIYDENDTVLKDFTVSAGSSEAVSVNIGSAKNIRIGAESSPGADDSIFVTGSYQ; from the coding sequence TTGAAGAAACGAATCATTGCACTTGCAGGCTTTGTCGGATTCTTGTTTGCATTTTCACTCGGTGTTGGGGCAGCGCCAGCGCTTGAGAAGGTTTCCTCGTACTTAAATTGGTCACTTAACTTCAAAGTGGACGGGCAGAACTGGACACCAACTGACCAAAACGGCGATAAATTATCGGCCATTACATACAACAACCGCACATACTTGCCAGTACGCGCAGTTGGCGAAGCCGTCGGCACAGCAGTTGATTATGATGCGGCTACAAAAACGGTCATCTTAGGAAAAACAAATACAAGCGCCTCAATCACAGCAGCCGGCATTGACACAGGTGCTTACGCGATGACAACGCAAGATAAACGATACACAGTCCAAAACGGCACAGACTACGGTTCAGGAGTTGTGCTTGAAGGCATTAACTCGGCTGAAAAAGACTTCACACTACAGCCAAACGGAAAATACCAAAGCCTATCACTGACAGTCTTCGGACTTGGCGAAGAACGTGTGAGAGTAAAAATTTACGATGAGAACGACACCGTTTTAAAGGATTTCACAGTATCTGCTGGTTCGTCTGAAGCGGTAAGTGTCAATATCGGAAGTGCGAAAAACATTCGCATCGGGGCTGAAAGCTCACCAGGTGCTGATGATTCGATTTTCGTAACAGGCTCATACCAATAA
- a CDS encoding YebC/PmpR family DNA-binding transcriptional regulator, with the protein MGRKWSNIKEKKALKDKNTSRVYAKFGREIYVAARQGEPDPVSNQALKFVLERAKTYNVPKAIIDRAIEKAKGGSEENYDELRYEGFGPNGSMVIVDTLTNNVNRTASEVRAAFGKNGGNMGVSGSVSYMFEATAVIGVEGKTADEVLEILMEADVDARDVIEEDDTVIIYAEPEEFHAVQEAFKSAGITEFTVAELSMLAQSDVSLSEDDQAQFEKMIDALEDLEDVQQVYHNVDLGE; encoded by the coding sequence ATGGGTCGTAAGTGGAGTAATATTAAAGAGAAGAAAGCATTGAAAGATAAGAATACGAGCCGGGTGTATGCGAAGTTCGGTCGTGAAATTTACGTGGCTGCTAGGCAGGGTGAGCCTGATCCTGTTTCAAACCAAGCGTTAAAGTTCGTACTTGAACGCGCAAAAACGTACAATGTGCCAAAAGCGATTATCGACCGTGCCATTGAAAAAGCAAAGGGCGGCTCTGAAGAAAACTACGACGAGCTTCGTTATGAAGGCTTCGGACCGAACGGCTCAATGGTCATCGTCGATACCCTTACAAACAACGTTAACCGCACCGCATCAGAAGTACGCGCTGCTTTTGGCAAAAACGGCGGCAACATGGGCGTCAGCGGTTCTGTTTCCTATATGTTTGAAGCGACAGCCGTTATTGGAGTAGAAGGAAAAACAGCAGACGAAGTGCTCGAAATCTTAATGGAAGCAGATGTAGACGCACGCGACGTTATCGAAGAAGACGATACCGTCATCATCTACGCTGAACCAGAAGAATTCCACGCTGTCCAAGAAGCATTCAAAAGCGCCGGCATCACAGAATTTACCGTTGCTGAGCTGTCCATGCTTGCACAAAGCGACGTTTCCTTGTCAGAGGACGACCAAGCTCAATTCGAAAAAATGATCGACGCCTTAGAAGACCTCGAAGACGTCCAGCAAGTGTATCATAACGTGGATTTAGGTGAATAA
- a CDS encoding ABC transporter permease produces MWLRITVGIILVLLILPILIIIPLSFSSAVAFEFPPPGYSLKWYEQFLANEQWTNGFIRSAVVALFTAIISTIIGTMASLAVDRLNFPGKQLFLNLMIAPMIIPLVVVGIAMYHSFSVYQMTNTLTALVLAHSIIAIPIVIVTVTAKLKGLDRNLELAALSLGSNPVGVFFKVTLPLIRPAVLAGALFAFITSLDEVVVSIFVAGPRTKTLPVVMWENMRTQVDPTIAAVSSILIVATIVLFLVQAFITHMGEKTKQRAG; encoded by the coding sequence ATGTGGCTCCGCATTACGGTTGGCATTATTTTAGTGCTGTTGATTCTGCCGATTTTAATTATTATACCGCTTTCATTTAGTTCGGCTGTTGCATTTGAATTCCCGCCACCGGGCTATTCATTGAAATGGTATGAGCAGTTTCTTGCTAATGAACAGTGGACAAATGGATTTATCCGCAGTGCCGTGGTAGCACTGTTTACAGCGATTATTTCGACCATTATCGGTACGATGGCCTCGTTAGCTGTTGACCGGTTGAACTTTCCAGGGAAGCAGCTGTTCTTGAATCTCATGATTGCGCCGATGATTATTCCGTTAGTTGTTGTCGGGATTGCGATGTATCATTCCTTTTCTGTCTACCAAATGACGAATACGCTGACGGCGCTTGTGCTCGCGCATTCGATTATTGCGATTCCAATTGTTATCGTCACTGTAACAGCGAAGCTGAAAGGGCTTGACCGGAACTTAGAGCTGGCCGCCTTAAGTCTCGGTTCAAATCCAGTCGGGGTGTTCTTTAAAGTAACGCTCCCGCTCATTCGTCCAGCTGTTCTTGCTGGTGCATTATTTGCTTTTATTACGTCATTAGATGAAGTCGTTGTCAGCATCTTTGTCGCTGGGCCGCGCACGAAAACACTGCCGGTTGTCATGTGGGAAAATATGCGCACACAAGTGGACCCGACCATTGCGGCCGTGTCGTCCATATTGATTGTGGCAACGATTGTGCTGTTCCTTGTCCAAGCTTTCATTACGCACATGGGCGAGAAAACAAAGCAGCGGGCAGGGTAA